The proteins below come from a single Papaver somniferum cultivar HN1 chromosome 11, ASM357369v1, whole genome shotgun sequence genomic window:
- the LOC113325220 gene encoding uncharacterized protein LOC113325220, producing the protein MVDRKREDGDARMMHDYFGPNCTWGPKKFHQRLGMYRPLFLRILSEIVVADPTFDFQVDCTGRLGHSPHMKMYAVVKCLCKGIAADSTDDYVRMGASTVYIYVKREIVRHFGPRYMRLPTREDTEILLAENAARGFPGMLGSVDCMHFQWKNCPTAWAGTFRGHDKKPTIILEVVASYDRWFWHGFFGTPGSNNDFNVLAQSPLFDMMVNGLAAPCNYRINGHNYDKGYYLEDNIYPRLSCIVQSFKILLPNQPANTLFNKYQQAKRKDVERAFGTLQNKFQITKKPAIYWDNEDINFIIKACLILHNMVIENEKRPRDGEMPPESPPPPPDDLNGSDGEFDPTNVYPPEEQL; encoded by the exons ATGGTGGACAGGAAACGAGAGGATGGAGATGCAAGGATGATGCATGACTACTTTGGACCTAACTGTACTTGGGGCCCTAAGAAGTTCCACCAACGTTTGGGTATGTATCGACCTCTTTTCTTACGTATTCTAAGTGAAATAGTTGTTGCGGATCCTACTTTTGATTTCCAAGTTGATTGCACCGGAAGACTTGGCCACTCTCCCCACATGAAGATGTATGCCGTAGTGAAATGTTTGTGTAAAGGCATAGCCGCTGATAGCACAGATGATTATGTCCGTATGGGAGCGTCGACCGTCTATATATATGTCAAGAGGGAAATTGTTCGGCACTTTGGTCCAAGGTATATGCGACTTCCTACAAGAGAAGACACAGAAATATTATTGGCAGAAAATGCAGCTAGAGGGTTTCCTGGAATGCTTGGAagtgttgattgtatgcattTTCAGTGGAAGAATTGTCCAACAGCATGGGCAGGTACGTTCCGTGGACATGATAAAAAACCTACCATCATCTTAGAAGTTGTGGCATCATATGATcggtggttttggcatggtttctttGGAACGCCAGGGTCGAACAACGACTTTAACGTCTTGGCTCAATCTCCACTTTTTGATATGATGGTTAATGGTTTAGCAGCTCCTTGTAATTACCGCATCAATGGCCACAACTACGACAAGGGTTACTACTTGGAGGATAATATATATCCACGATTGTCTTGTATTGTGCAGTCATTCAAAATTCTTCTTCCAAATCAGCCAGCCAATACGTTGTTCAATAAATACCAACAAGCGAAGAGAAAGGATGTTGAAAGGGCTTTTGGAACTCTCCAAAACAAGTTCCAAATAACAAAAAAGCCAGCAATATATTGGGATAATGAGGATATAAACTTTATTATCAAGGCTTGTTTGATtttgcataacatggtcattgagaATGAAAAAC gtcccagagacGGTGAAATGCCACCAGAATCTCCCCCTCCGCCACCAGATGATCTTAACGGTTCGGATGGTGAATTCGATCCTACCAATGTTTACCCACCAGAAGAACAGCTTTAG
- the LOC113321495 gene encoding NDR1/HIN1-like protein 6: MAQSNPGLRRPPGYTDPSVQAHKKPTSIPRSQIPPSFQPKRKRRSCCCCCCCTIISLILFLLIIFAIFSTLFYVWFQPKLPTFHLQSIKTPQFNVSITPDGTYLDALTDVRFETTNPNSKLEFAYDDIAVRISYEDDVNLGTAVVPAFTQGRRNITTLNFETSTKHLLIDDDMGLRLKNQLHDNNMVVDVEVKTRVGVGIESWKLGMMDVKVVCENVQVKSSGGANPKCKINLLKWINIH; the protein is encoded by the exons ATGGCACAATCAAATCCAGGTTTAAGAAGGCCACCAGGGTACACAGACCCATCAGTACAAGCTCACAAGAAACCAACAAGTATCCCAAGATCACAAATCCCTCCATCGTTCCAGCCGAAGCGGAAACGTCGTtcgtgttgttgttgctgttgttgtacgATAATAAGTTTAATTCTATTCCTTTTGATCATCTTTGCGATTTTCAGTACATTGTTTTACGTTTGGTTTCAACCAAAACTACCTACATTTCATTTGCAATCTATCAAAACACCACAATTCAACGTGTCTATTACGCCCGATGGAACGTATCTTGATGCTTTGACGGATGTTAGGTTCGAAACAACGAACCCGAATTCAAAACTGGAGTTTGCTTATGATGATATTGCGGTGAGGATAtcgtacgaagatgatgtcaatTTAGGTACGGCGGTTGTACCGGCTTTTACTCAAGGGAGGAGGAACATAACTACTCTGAATTTTGAGACTAGTACTAAGCATTTGTTGATTGATGATGATATGGGATTAAGGTTGAAGAAtcaattgcatgataataatatGGTTGTTGATGTTGAGGTTAAAACTAGAGTTGGTGTTGGTATTGAGAGCTGGAAGTTGGGTATGATGGATGTTAAGGTTGTTTGTGAAAACGTTCAAGTTAAGTCTAGTGGTGGTGCTAATcctaaatgcaaaattaatttgcTCAAATG GATTAACATTCATTAG